A single Calidifontibacter indicus DNA region contains:
- the sucD gene encoding succinate--CoA ligase subunit alpha, with product MSIFLNADSKVIVQGMTGSEGMKHTTRMLASGTNIVGGVNPKKAGQTVDFPEGKQVKVFGSVKEAMDETGADVSVVFVPPAFSKAAVIEAVDAEMPLVVVITEGIAVKDSAEFYNYSKDKGTTRIIGPNCPGIISPGQSNAGIIPADIAGPGKVGLVSKSGTLTYQMMYELKDFGFSTAIGIGGDPIIGTTHIDALEAFEADPETAAIVMIGEIGGDAEERAAAYIKEHVTKPVVGYVAGFTAPEGKTMGHAGAIVSGSSGTAAAKKEALEAAGVKVGKTPSETAALMREIMQSL from the coding sequence GTGTCGATTTTTCTCAACGCTGACTCCAAGGTCATCGTCCAGGGCATGACCGGCTCGGAGGGCATGAAGCACACCACGCGCATGCTCGCCTCCGGCACCAACATCGTCGGCGGTGTCAACCCGAAGAAGGCCGGCCAGACGGTCGACTTCCCCGAGGGCAAGCAGGTCAAGGTCTTCGGTTCCGTCAAGGAAGCGATGGACGAGACCGGTGCCGACGTGTCGGTCGTCTTCGTGCCGCCGGCTTTCTCCAAGGCCGCCGTCATCGAGGCCGTCGACGCCGAGATGCCGCTGGTGGTCGTCATCACCGAGGGCATCGCGGTCAAGGACTCCGCCGAGTTCTACAACTACAGCAAGGACAAGGGCACCACTCGGATCATCGGTCCGAACTGCCCGGGAATCATCAGCCCCGGACAGTCGAACGCCGGCATCATCCCGGCCGACATCGCCGGCCCGGGCAAGGTCGGTCTGGTGTCGAAGTCGGGCACGCTGACTTACCAGATGATGTACGAGCTGAAGGACTTCGGCTTCTCGACCGCCATCGGTATCGGTGGTGACCCGATCATCGGCACCACCCACATCGACGCGCTCGAGGCCTTCGAGGCCGACCCCGAGACCGCCGCGATCGTGATGATCGGCGAGATCGGTGGCGACGCGGAGGAGCGCGCCGCGGCCTACATCAAGGAGCACGTCACCAAGCCGGTCGTCGGCTACGTCGCGGGCTTCACCGCCCCCGAGGGCAAGACGATGGGCCACGCCGGTGCGATCGTGTCGGGTTCGTCCGGCACCGCGGCGGCGAAGAAGGAGGCCCTCGAGGCCGCCGGTGTGAAGGTCGGCAAGACGCCGTCCGAGACCGCCGCTCTGATGCGCGAGATCATGCAGTCGCTCTGA
- a CDS encoding DUF6350 family protein has translation MSLLDRIAPTSQRTSDDRGTPPYAIAFGSGALAPVAFTLVLFVPVLASWTLDPRTSTEWSNALAIASSAFGLSLRGSISVPHNGIEALHFAPMVATALLVVITRFAYRPVQHALDDSDAAGEEQQRTSIAFGLGFLVSTLAAGAVSHIGPAPVRLWTLLPGVVVVVLAGVAWSIRRDGEGVRLPWLEAAAERLHLNVRRAVRPAAEGLGVLFTTGALLVFLLVMMRLDRVGKVAALLDVSGSGVALLWFAQLLIVPNLILFGVGWMTGAPLALGAGNLSTGSAEATILPSVPLLGALPEPGPLAAFFHAVLLVPVLVGAFIGWRATASMPTLTHIGRKVQVAASAAGVATIGLAVLLWFSRAGMSPGQLDLIGPAWTSVVYGAVELALGACLAATALHFWRRFR, from the coding sequence ATGAGCCTGCTCGATCGGATCGCCCCCACCAGCCAACGCACCTCCGACGATCGCGGCACCCCGCCGTACGCGATCGCCTTCGGGTCGGGTGCGTTGGCTCCTGTCGCGTTCACGCTCGTGCTGTTCGTGCCGGTGCTGGCGTCGTGGACGCTCGACCCGCGGACCTCGACCGAATGGTCGAACGCTCTGGCCATCGCGTCGAGCGCCTTCGGGCTGAGTCTGCGCGGCTCGATCTCGGTGCCGCACAACGGCATCGAAGCACTTCACTTCGCGCCGATGGTGGCCACCGCGCTGTTGGTGGTGATCACCCGGTTCGCGTATCGGCCCGTGCAGCACGCCCTCGACGACAGCGACGCAGCCGGCGAGGAGCAGCAACGCACCTCGATCGCCTTCGGGCTCGGCTTCCTCGTCTCCACGTTGGCGGCGGGCGCGGTGTCGCACATCGGGCCCGCCCCGGTGCGGCTCTGGACGCTGCTGCCGGGAGTGGTCGTGGTGGTGCTCGCCGGCGTCGCCTGGTCGATCCGCCGGGACGGCGAAGGCGTCCGGCTGCCGTGGCTGGAAGCGGCCGCCGAGCGACTGCACCTGAATGTCCGCCGCGCGGTCCGTCCGGCCGCCGAGGGTCTCGGTGTGCTGTTCACGACCGGCGCCCTGCTCGTCTTCCTGCTGGTCATGATGCGTCTCGACCGTGTCGGCAAGGTCGCCGCGCTGCTCGACGTCAGCGGCAGCGGGGTCGCCCTGCTGTGGTTCGCGCAACTGCTCATCGTGCCGAACCTGATTCTCTTCGGCGTGGGTTGGATGACCGGCGCACCACTCGCGCTGGGCGCCGGCAACCTGTCGACGGGCTCGGCCGAAGCAACGATCCTGCCGAGTGTGCCGCTGCTCGGCGCGTTGCCGGAGCCCGGACCGCTGGCCGCGTTCTTCCACGCCGTGCTGCTCGTCCCGGTGCTCGTGGGTGCCTTCATCGGCTGGCGCGCGACCGCGTCAATGCCGACGCTGACCCACATCGGCCGCAAGGTGCAGGTTGCCGCATCGGCGGCCGGCGTGGCCACGATCGGGTTGGCGGTGCTGCTGTGGTTCAGCCGCGCCGGAATGAGCCCGGGGCAGCTCGACCTGATCGGTCCGGCCTGGACGTCAGTGGTCTACGGGGCGGTCGAACTGGCGTTGGGCGCCTGCCTGGCGGCGACCGCGCTGCACTTCTGGCGACGCTTCCGCTGA
- the purN gene encoding phosphoribosylglycinamide formyltransferase → MNSPARVVVLLSGSGSLLQALLDACADEAYGVQIVAVGADRPGVVGLERAEQAGVPTFVLRTKDFPDRQAWDRALGEEVATHRPDLVVSAGFLKLVGPDFLARFGGRYLNSHNALLPSFPGIHGPADALAYGVKVTGATLFVVDEGVDTGVIVAQCVVPVENGDDVDTLTERIKQAERPQLVEYVGRMAREGYRIDGRRVLLGDEPQGR, encoded by the coding sequence GTGAACTCCCCCGCCCGTGTTGTCGTGCTCCTGTCCGGTTCCGGTTCGCTGCTCCAGGCGTTGCTCGACGCGTGTGCCGACGAGGCGTACGGCGTGCAGATCGTGGCCGTCGGCGCCGACCGGCCAGGCGTGGTCGGCCTCGAACGGGCCGAGCAGGCGGGCGTGCCGACGTTCGTGCTGCGCACCAAGGACTTCCCCGACCGGCAGGCATGGGACCGGGCGCTCGGCGAGGAGGTCGCCACCCACCGGCCCGACCTGGTGGTCTCGGCCGGCTTCCTGAAGCTGGTCGGCCCCGATTTCCTGGCCCGCTTCGGCGGCCGCTACCTGAACAGCCACAACGCGCTGTTGCCCTCCTTCCCGGGCATCCACGGCCCGGCCGACGCGCTGGCGTACGGCGTGAAGGTCACGGGGGCAACGCTGTTCGTCGTCGACGAAGGCGTCGACACCGGTGTGATCGTTGCCCAGTGCGTCGTGCCGGTGGAAAATGGCGACGATGTCGACACGCTCACCGAGCGGATCAAGCAGGCGGAGCGCCCACAACTCGTCGAGTACGTCGGTCGGATGGCCCGCGAGGGTTACCGGATCGACGGGCGCCGAGTGCTTCTGGGTGACGAACCACAGGGCCGCTGA
- the purH gene encoding bifunctional phosphoribosylaminoimidazolecarboxamide formyltransferase/IMP cyclohydrolase — protein MSVDQRPIKRALISVYDKTGLEDLARGLADAGVELVSTGGSAALITSLGLPVTKVEDLTGFPECLDGRVKTLHPRVHAGILADTRKPEHLAQLGELGVEPFDLVVSNLYPFTQTVASGASPDECVEQIDIGGPSMVRAAAKNHPSVAIVTDPATYAEVLDAVRSGGFTLEQRKALAAQAFVRTATYDVHVASWMGNVLTDSSDGDGYPAWIGATWTKSQTLRYGENPHQTAALYDDGFRPGGPGLAQGELLHGKPMSFNNYTDADAAHRAAYDHGDQPTVAIIKHANPCGIAVGTDIADAHRKAHACDPVSAFGGVIAANRTVTAQMADTVKDIFTEVVIAPDFEPEALRILQGKKNIRLLKVPARRQGGDMRHIFGGMLLQDADDLKAQVKDADGNITGGDDVADWKLVSGAAADAATLADLHFAWRAVRAVKSNAILLAKDGASVGVGMGQVNRVDSSHLAVNRAGAERAQGAVGASDAFFPFADGLQVLIDAGVKAVVAPGGSMRDQEVVDAAEAAGVTMYFTGTRHFAH, from the coding sequence ATGTCCGTCGATCAGCGCCCGATCAAGCGCGCCCTCATCTCCGTCTACGACAAGACCGGGCTCGAGGATCTCGCCCGGGGCCTGGCTGACGCCGGGGTCGAGTTGGTGTCCACCGGTGGCTCGGCCGCGCTCATCACCTCGCTCGGTCTGCCGGTCACCAAGGTCGAAGACCTCACCGGTTTCCCCGAATGCCTCGACGGACGGGTGAAGACCCTGCACCCGCGAGTGCACGCCGGAATCCTCGCCGACACGCGGAAGCCCGAGCACCTCGCGCAACTTGGCGAACTCGGTGTCGAACCCTTCGACCTCGTCGTCAGCAACCTCTACCCGTTCACCCAGACCGTCGCCTCGGGCGCCTCGCCCGACGAGTGCGTCGAGCAGATCGACATCGGCGGCCCGTCGATGGTGCGCGCCGCCGCCAAGAACCACCCGAGTGTCGCGATCGTCACCGACCCGGCGACCTACGCCGAGGTGCTCGACGCGGTGCGCTCCGGAGGCTTCACCCTCGAGCAGCGCAAGGCCCTGGCGGCACAGGCGTTCGTGCGCACCGCCACCTACGACGTGCACGTCGCGTCGTGGATGGGCAATGTGCTCACCGACAGTTCGGACGGCGACGGTTACCCGGCGTGGATCGGCGCCACCTGGACCAAGTCGCAGACGCTGCGCTACGGCGAGAACCCGCACCAGACGGCTGCGTTGTACGACGACGGTTTCCGGCCCGGCGGACCCGGCCTTGCTCAAGGCGAGCTGCTGCACGGCAAGCCGATGAGTTTCAACAACTACACCGACGCCGACGCCGCGCACCGCGCCGCGTACGACCACGGTGACCAGCCGACCGTCGCGATCATCAAGCACGCCAACCCCTGCGGCATCGCCGTCGGTACCGACATCGCCGACGCCCACCGCAAGGCGCACGCCTGCGACCCGGTCTCCGCGTTCGGCGGCGTCATCGCGGCCAACCGCACCGTCACCGCCCAGATGGCCGACACCGTCAAGGACATCTTCACCGAGGTCGTCATCGCCCCCGACTTCGAACCGGAAGCGCTGCGAATTCTCCAGGGCAAGAAGAACATTCGGCTGCTGAAGGTGCCCGCCCGCCGTCAGGGCGGCGACATGCGGCACATCTTCGGCGGCATGCTGCTGCAGGACGCCGACGACCTCAAGGCCCAGGTGAAGGACGCCGACGGCAACATCACCGGTGGTGACGACGTCGCCGACTGGAAGCTGGTGTCCGGTGCCGCCGCCGACGCGGCCACGCTGGCCGACCTGCACTTCGCCTGGCGTGCCGTGCGCGCCGTGAAGTCGAACGCGATCCTGCTCGCCAAGGACGGCGCGTCCGTCGGGGTCGGCATGGGTCAGGTCAACCGGGTCGACTCCTCCCACCTCGCGGTCAACCGCGCCGGGGCGGAGCGTGCGCAGGGAGCCGTCGGCGCCTCGGATGCGTTCTTCCCGTTCGCCGACGGACTGCAGGTGCTCATCGACGCCGGCGTGAAAGCCGTTGTCGCACCGGGCGGTTCGATGCGTGACCAGGAAGTCGTCGATGCTGCGGAGGCGGCCGGCGTGACGATGTACTTCACTGGCACGAGGCATTTCGCACACTGA
- a CDS encoding SGNH/GDSL hydrolase family protein, which produces MRRLPLITAAALAVTAALGAAPSATAAQLDYVAMGDSYSAGSGILPLASGSNPLCTQSAVNAAHVISSAKGFTLKDVTCGGAQTKDFAGNQFGVVAPQYNALSADTDLVTLTIGGNDGNVFVNNVLTCGTLGTLTLGIGKPCTNHFGSSQFDLINNETYPAIVQTLQGIKARAPKARIAIAGYPQIMPQDGTSCFFTMPIAKGDVPYLNQLEKTLNSAVSRAAAAMGVTYVDMWTASTGRDACKPAGTRWVEPALWGTNYVPVHPNAAGERAYANQYIVTLGL; this is translated from the coding sequence ATGCGACGTCTCCCCCTGATCACGGCGGCAGCGCTCGCGGTCACCGCAGCCCTCGGTGCCGCGCCGTCCGCGACCGCTGCCCAGCTCGACTACGTCGCCATGGGCGACAGCTACAGCGCAGGCTCCGGCATCCTGCCCTTGGCCTCCGGATCCAACCCGTTGTGCACCCAGAGTGCGGTCAATGCCGCCCACGTGATCAGCTCGGCGAAGGGGTTCACCCTCAAGGACGTCACGTGCGGCGGCGCGCAGACGAAGGACTTCGCGGGCAACCAGTTCGGTGTCGTCGCTCCGCAGTACAACGCCCTGTCGGCCGACACCGACCTGGTGACGCTGACCATCGGCGGCAACGACGGCAACGTCTTCGTCAACAACGTGCTGACCTGCGGCACGCTCGGCACTCTCACCCTCGGCATCGGCAAGCCCTGCACGAACCACTTCGGTAGCTCGCAGTTCGATCTCATCAACAACGAGACCTACCCCGCGATCGTCCAGACGTTGCAGGGCATCAAGGCGCGGGCACCGAAGGCGCGCATCGCGATTGCCGGTTACCCGCAGATCATGCCGCAGGACGGCACGAGCTGCTTCTTCACCATGCCGATCGCGAAGGGCGACGTCCCCTACCTCAACCAGTTGGAGAAGACGCTCAACTCGGCCGTCTCCCGGGCAGCGGCGGCGATGGGCGTGACGTACGTCGACATGTGGACGGCGAGCACCGGCCGCGACGCGTGCAAGCCCGCGGGCACCCGCTGGGTCGAGCCCGCACTCTGGGGCACCAACTACGTGCCGGTTCACCCGAACGCCGCAGGCGAGCGCGCCTACGCCAATCAGTACATCGTGACGCTGGGTCTGTAA
- a CDS encoding DMT family transporter, whose amino-acid sequence MTSTRSTIAARPLALAAVVVSGALLAVQSRMNGAISEHTSQPLIAALWSFASGLVVLCLAVLFVPSVRRGVAGIGRALRERRLAWWQCLGGVVGGTLVAVQAWSVPLIGVTIFSVAVVGGQTLSALAVDRFGLGPVGVQTVTGLRVVAALVAVAGVVVSATGRGGGELHLLPALATFAVGIGLAVQQALNGRVSVANGSPMATTWQNFLVGTITLVVVSIVSVARNGTDDWSIPHDVPLWALPGGLLGIVFIALTAWGVRVTGVLVFGLLSIAGQLLAALVLDLASSRDLVGPQLIVGLAITLLAAVAAGVGPMITARRSRQGRVAGNRSP is encoded by the coding sequence ATGACTTCCACCCGTTCGACCATCGCCGCGCGACCGCTCGCCCTTGCCGCCGTAGTTGTGTCGGGGGCGCTGCTGGCGGTGCAGTCGCGGATGAACGGCGCCATCAGCGAGCACACCTCTCAGCCCCTGATCGCTGCTCTGTGGAGCTTCGCGTCGGGCCTCGTAGTGCTCTGTCTCGCCGTGCTATTCGTGCCGAGTGTGCGTCGCGGCGTCGCGGGCATCGGTCGGGCGCTGCGCGAGCGGAGGTTGGCCTGGTGGCAGTGTCTGGGCGGTGTCGTCGGCGGCACGCTGGTGGCCGTGCAGGCCTGGTCGGTGCCGCTGATCGGCGTGACCATCTTCAGTGTTGCCGTCGTCGGCGGGCAGACTCTCAGCGCGCTCGCCGTCGACCGGTTCGGCCTCGGCCCGGTGGGTGTCCAGACGGTGACCGGGTTGCGGGTGGTCGCGGCGTTGGTCGCGGTGGCCGGCGTGGTCGTGTCGGCGACCGGACGTGGCGGCGGCGAACTGCACCTGCTGCCGGCGCTCGCAACCTTCGCGGTCGGCATCGGGCTCGCCGTCCAGCAAGCACTCAACGGCCGGGTCTCGGTCGCCAACGGCAGCCCGATGGCGACCACCTGGCAGAACTTCCTGGTCGGAACGATCACCCTTGTCGTCGTGAGCATCGTGTCGGTGGCGCGCAACGGCACCGACGACTGGAGCATCCCGCACGACGTGCCGCTCTGGGCGCTGCCGGGCGGCCTCCTGGGCATCGTCTTCATCGCGCTCACCGCGTGGGGTGTGCGGGTCACCGGCGTCCTGGTGTTCGGGCTGCTGTCGATCGCCGGGCAACTCCTTGCCGCCCTCGTGCTCGATCTCGCGTCGTCCCGCGACCTCGTCGGACCCCAGTTGATCGTCGGGCTCGCCATCACCCTCCTGGCGGCCGTCGCGGCAGGAGTCGGGCCGATGATCACGGCACGTCGCAGCCGCCAGGGCCGCGTGGCGGGCAACCGTTCGCCGTAG
- a CDS encoding bifunctional methylenetetrahydrofolate dehydrogenase/methenyltetrahydrofolate cyclohydrolase, giving the protein MTAIVMDGKATLRAIKDELRTRVAALADKGVVPGLGTVLVGDDPASHWYVGAKHKDCASIGVRGFRHDLPATASQAEVEQVIDNLNANPECTGFIVQQPTGLDEFALLSRVSPDKDIDGLHPMNLGKLVLGKDGPLPCTPLGAIELLRRYEVPIDGAHVVVIGRGLTVGRPLGLLLTRRSENATTTLCHTGTRNLADQVREADIVIAAAGVPDLVTKDMVKPGAAVMDVGVSRRDGKIAGDVAADVVEVAGWITPNPGGVGPMTRAMLLSNLVAIAEQQAS; this is encoded by the coding sequence GTGACGGCGATCGTGATGGACGGCAAGGCGACCCTGCGAGCAATCAAGGACGAACTGCGCACCCGCGTCGCGGCACTGGCCGACAAGGGTGTCGTTCCCGGCCTGGGCACGGTGCTCGTCGGCGACGACCCGGCGTCGCACTGGTACGTCGGCGCGAAGCACAAGGACTGCGCCTCGATCGGGGTGCGTGGTTTCCGGCACGACCTGCCGGCCACCGCGAGCCAAGCCGAGGTCGAGCAGGTGATCGACAACCTCAATGCCAACCCCGAGTGCACCGGATTCATCGTGCAGCAGCCGACCGGACTCGACGAATTCGCGTTGCTGTCAAGGGTTTCGCCGGACAAGGACATCGACGGTCTGCACCCGATGAACCTCGGCAAGCTGGTGCTGGGCAAGGACGGTCCATTGCCGTGCACGCCGCTCGGCGCGATCGAACTGCTGCGGCGTTACGAGGTGCCGATCGACGGTGCCCACGTCGTGGTCATCGGCCGTGGGCTCACCGTCGGCAGACCCCTCGGACTCCTGCTGACCCGCCGCTCCGAGAACGCCACCACCACCTTGTGCCACACCGGCACCCGCAACCTGGCCGACCAGGTGCGTGAGGCCGACATCGTCATCGCCGCCGCCGGCGTGCCCGACCTGGTGACCAAGGACATGGTGAAGCCGGGGGCCGCGGTGATGGACGTCGGTGTCAGCCGGCGCGACGGCAAGATCGCCGGCGACGTCGCAGCCGACGTCGTTGAGGTGGCCGGCTGGATCACCCCCAACCCCGGTGGCGTGGGGCCGATGACGCGCGCCATGTTGCTGAGCAACCTGGTGGCGATCGCCGAGCAGCAGGCCTCGTGA
- a CDS encoding DUF3017 domain-containing protein yields the protein MRRPPLGPAWWVLVAGALVALFAMVLDVRTGGYLLAATTGLGALMRAVAPDRFAGAVAVRRRGTDVVLYGLVTIALIVVFTLVKL from the coding sequence GTGAGGCGTCCGCCACTGGGGCCGGCCTGGTGGGTGCTGGTCGCCGGAGCGCTCGTCGCGCTGTTCGCGATGGTGCTCGACGTGCGCACCGGTGGCTACCTGCTGGCCGCCACCACCGGTCTGGGTGCGCTGATGCGGGCGGTCGCGCCGGACCGATTCGCCGGCGCCGTGGCGGTGCGCCGTAGGGGCACCGACGTCGTGCTCTACGGCCTGGTCACCATCGCGCTGATCGTGGTGTTCACGCTGGTCAAACTCTGA
- a CDS encoding malate dehydrogenase, whose amino-acid sequence MSNTPVKVAVTGAAGQIGYSLLFRIASGALLGPETPVALQLLEVTPALKALEGVVMELDDCAFPLLHSVEIGDDAEKMFDGANAALLVGAMPRKEGMDRSDLLSANGKIFTGQGAALNKVAADDIKILVTGNPANTNALIAKENAPDIPAERFNALTRLDHNRAKAMLAKKLEVSVSEIKDLAIWGNHDDSMYPDLYNTKVGDNIAADLVDEAWIKDEYIPTVATRGGAIIKARGASSAASAASATIDHMHDWLLGSDEIVSMSVPSDGSYGVPEGIISSFPCRVKDGKYEIVQGLELNEFSKERILASAKRLQDERAAVEKLGLI is encoded by the coding sequence GTGAGCAACACGCCTGTCAAGGTTGCCGTCACCGGCGCCGCCGGCCAGATCGGTTACAGCCTTCTTTTCCGCATCGCCAGCGGTGCGCTCCTGGGCCCGGAGACCCCGGTCGCCCTCCAGCTGCTCGAGGTCACCCCGGCGCTGAAGGCGCTCGAGGGCGTCGTCATGGAACTCGACGACTGTGCCTTCCCGCTGCTGCACTCCGTCGAGATCGGCGACGACGCCGAGAAGATGTTCGACGGCGCCAACGCGGCCCTGCTGGTCGGCGCCATGCCGCGCAAGGAGGGTATGGACCGCTCCGACCTGCTCTCCGCCAACGGCAAGATCTTCACCGGCCAGGGCGCCGCGCTGAACAAGGTCGCCGCCGACGACATCAAGATCCTCGTCACCGGCAACCCGGCCAACACCAACGCGCTCATCGCGAAGGAGAACGCTCCCGACATCCCGGCCGAGCGCTTCAACGCCCTCACCCGCCTCGACCACAACCGTGCGAAGGCGATGCTCGCCAAGAAGCTCGAGGTGTCGGTCAGCGAGATCAAGGACCTCGCGATCTGGGGTAACCACGACGACTCGATGTACCCCGACCTCTACAACACCAAGGTGGGCGACAACATCGCCGCCGACCTGGTCGACGAGGCCTGGATCAAGGACGAGTACATCCCGACCGTCGCCACCCGCGGCGGCGCGATCATCAAGGCCCGCGGCGCCTCCTCGGCCGCCTCGGCCGCGTCCGCGACCATCGACCACATGCACGACTGGCTGCTCGGCAGCGACGAGATCGTGTCGATGTCGGTGCCTTCCGACGGCTCGTACGGCGTCCCGGAGGGCATCATCTCCTCCTTCCCGTGCCGGGTGAAGGACGGCAAGTACGAGATCGTGCAGGGCCTGGAGCTGAACGAGTTCAGCAAGGAGCGCATCCTCGCCTCCGCCAAGCGCCTGCAGGACGAGCGCGCCGCAGTGGAGAAGCTCGGCCTCATCTGA
- a CDS encoding NADP-dependent isocitrate dehydrogenase, giving the protein MEKIKVKNPIVELDGDEMTRIIWAFIKDRLIHPYLDIDLKYYDLGMESRDATDDQITVDAANAIKQYGVGVKCATITPDEARVEEFGLKEMWKSPNGTIRNILGGVIFREPIIISNIPRLVPGWTKPIIIGRHAHGDQYKAQNFKVPGKGKVTITYTPADGSAPTELEVAEFGEDGGVAMGMYNYNKSIEDFARASFNYGLQRQVPVYLSTKNTILKAYDGAFKDIFQRIFDTEFKAQFDELGLTYEHRLIDDMVASALKWEGGYVWACKNYDGDVQSDIVAQGFGSLGLMTSVLMTPDGKTVEAEAAHGTVTRHYRQHQQGKATSTNPIASIFAWTRGIAKRGELDETPEVTKFAETLERVCIETVEEGKMTKDLALLVGKDQPFLTTEEFLAAIDENLQKAMSAA; this is encoded by the coding sequence ATGGAGAAGATCAAGGTCAAGAACCCCATCGTCGAACTCGACGGTGACGAGATGACGCGCATCATCTGGGCGTTCATCAAGGACCGCCTGATCCACCCGTACCTCGACATCGATCTGAAGTACTACGACCTGGGCATGGAGTCGCGCGACGCGACCGACGACCAGATCACCGTCGACGCAGCCAACGCGATCAAGCAGTACGGCGTCGGCGTCAAGTGCGCGACGATCACCCCGGACGAGGCCCGCGTCGAGGAGTTCGGCCTCAAGGAGATGTGGAAGAGCCCCAACGGCACGATCCGCAACATCCTCGGCGGCGTGATCTTCCGCGAGCCGATCATCATCAGCAACATCCCGCGTCTGGTGCCGGGCTGGACCAAGCCGATCATCATCGGGCGCCACGCCCACGGTGACCAGTACAAGGCGCAGAACTTCAAAGTGCCTGGTAAGGGCAAGGTGACGATCACCTACACCCCGGCCGACGGCAGCGCCCCGACCGAGCTGGAAGTCGCCGAGTTCGGCGAAGACGGCGGCGTGGCGATGGGCATGTACAACTACAACAAGTCGATCGAGGACTTCGCCCGCGCGTCGTTCAACTACGGCCTACAGCGCCAGGTGCCGGTGTACCTGTCGACCAAGAACACCATCCTCAAAGCGTACGACGGTGCGTTCAAGGACATCTTCCAGCGCATCTTCGACACCGAGTTCAAGGCGCAGTTCGACGAGCTCGGCCTCACCTACGAGCACCGTCTGATCGACGACATGGTCGCCTCCGCGCTGAAGTGGGAGGGCGGCTACGTCTGGGCCTGCAAGAACTACGACGGCGACGTGCAGTCGGACATCGTGGCCCAGGGCTTCGGCTCGCTCGGCCTGATGACCTCCGTGCTGATGACGCCCGACGGCAAGACCGTCGAGGCCGAGGCCGCACACGGCACGGTGACCCGTCACTACCGCCAGCACCAGCAGGGCAAGGCGACGTCCACCAACCCGATCGCCTCGATCTTCGCGTGGACCCGCGGCATCGCCAAGCGCGGCGAACTCGACGAGACCCCCGAGGTCACCAAGTTCGCCGAGACTCTCGAGCGCGTCTGCATCGAGACGGTCGAGGAAGGCAAGATGACCAAGGACCTCGCGCTGCTCGTCGGCAAGGACCAGCCGTTCCTCACCACCGAGGAGTTCCTCGCGGCGATCGACGAGAACCTGCAGAAGGCGATGAGCGCAGCCTGA
- a CDS encoding nucleotidyltransferase family protein, with translation MTMQSGTGVQRVEAPSGVRVVLGRAAVQLIADDAGAHLLHIKGEAVDSRLSPRQAPGSDVDALVRPAHVSRLDTALRARGWRIHSTFANGSPFEHAQTYVHDLWGYFDLHRWFPGINLPADEAFELLWKERQPRQLAGATGSVPSLPMQATILILNAARSGVADPVQRWIVEPGIDPAVIDRCVGQLQAQVAFAAATGHLADFSGEPDYTLWSAVTQGGSRTAEWLGRYRAAHSWRQRIRILARAPRVNIDDLSHKLGRQPTRSDIVAETIRRASKAGQESWRWWRGRSRRG, from the coding sequence ATGACGATGCAGAGTGGGACCGGTGTACAGCGGGTGGAGGCGCCTTCCGGCGTCCGTGTGGTCCTCGGCAGAGCGGCGGTGCAGCTCATCGCAGATGATGCCGGCGCTCACTTGCTGCACATCAAAGGCGAGGCTGTCGATTCTCGCCTCAGCCCGAGACAAGCACCTGGCTCAGACGTCGATGCGTTGGTCCGCCCGGCCCACGTCAGCCGGCTCGACACGGCGCTACGTGCCCGTGGCTGGCGGATCCACAGCACCTTCGCGAATGGGTCGCCGTTCGAGCATGCACAGACGTACGTGCACGACTTGTGGGGTTACTTCGATCTACATCGCTGGTTTCCCGGCATCAACCTCCCCGCCGACGAAGCGTTCGAGCTGCTGTGGAAGGAACGGCAACCCCGCCAACTCGCGGGGGCGACCGGTTCTGTTCCGTCCTTGCCGATGCAGGCCACGATTCTGATCCTGAATGCCGCCAGGTCGGGCGTCGCCGACCCCGTGCAGCGCTGGATCGTAGAGCCGGGCATCGATCCGGCGGTCATCGACCGCTGTGTTGGGCAACTTCAGGCTCAGGTGGCCTTCGCAGCAGCCACGGGACATCTCGCTGATTTCAGCGGGGAGCCTGACTACACCCTCTGGAGCGCGGTGACGCAGGGCGGGAGCCGCACTGCCGAGTGGTTGGGACGGTACCGTGCAGCGCACTCGTGGCGGCAGCGGATTCGGATCCTCGCACGTGCGCCCCGCGTCAATATCGATGATTTGTCTCATAAGTTGGGACGGCAGCCGACACGGTCGGACATTGTTGCGGAGACCATCCGGCGCGCATCGAAAGCAGGGCAGGAGAGTTGGAGATGGTGGCGGGGGCGGTCACGACGTGGCTGA